Below is a genomic region from Diabrotica undecimpunctata isolate CICGRU chromosome 7, icDiaUnde3, whole genome shotgun sequence.
TGATCACTAGGTTAATTGCTTCGATGTGATTTTCACGCATTATACATTCTTCTATTAACTTTTTGCATTTCCGCACAATTTTGTCCCAAATTGCAGGAATAGCAGTATTCAATGGTTCTGCTGCGTCACTGTAACCGTTATGTCCAATATAGTTATCATAGTAAGTTTTGCATATTCCACAAATATATTCAATTGAAATTGAATTCACACATTATGTCCAAAACTGTGTATAACCTCGtctactataaatatttttggttttttattccTGTTGGCAAACTGTAGTAATTAAAAGAATCttaaggaaattaaatattttcattcgttaactattctatttttttattttatgtactgCCCAGGAAtttgttggttgcttatttaaaattttgcatATGTCTCCCTCACTAACGGTGTGTTTTATGAATTTGATACTGTCGTTCTGACAAATTAGTTTTATTCCACCTTTAGCAAAAATCCACGTATCGTCCAAATAATCAAATGAAGCATGTccttttttaaaatcattattatAGTTTCTTAAAAACTcgattcttttgtgaatgacacTATCTCTTTCACACAAGGCTTTTCTATTGTCTTCCATTTTGAACCTAAACCCAATCTGAAAACTCTCCAGAGACTTACCTACTAATTTCGAACATATTTctgtctttaattttttttaattgtaacacCGTACCTACAAGACATATTCTTTCTTTTCAcgcattttatatataatatctcGAATTTGAAACTTACAACCTTCAGGAAGATCTTTAGTCTTAGGGTGTAGTCTAGGTGTAGTCTTAACATATCCCCAATAATCCTTcattattttgttacaattattattaCGAATATACGAAAATATACGAAATCATTATTAACACGAaaatatattctatttattttcgaTATATCTCAGCTCAAATAAAACGAGCTTTTTGTCTCGTTCGTTTTCCGCACTCCCGCTAAAACAGGTTGCTTCTTTTGGTATTAAAACACACTTCGATATTATTTTACCGCCACTTCTCAATATAAAAAGTGATCATTTTTGCAACCACAACTGGTCATGAATGTTTTTTGCTTGTACCAACCGCTTCGCTAATTCGTtacaaaaaacaagttttttgtctACCTAGAACTGGGTCAATAACGTTTACTTGTTCTCGGAACTCGTAAAAGGGCAATAAATCTtgtagttttattgtttttatcatTATGTAGTTTCTTCGTAAATGTATAGAAAAAGTGGCTTTTTAGAACCCACCGTTTGGGACATTTAAAGTTCGTTAAAGCCGTTAAAAGTTGGCGGTTTTTTTCCGTATAAAAGGTTGAATCAAAGCGGCATTCAGGGACTTTCGTCCTCGATGCTAAAGTGGGATAGTCATACCAGACTCATTTCTCAGACAAGCGCTCTACGTAAACTTTCGTTTACATAGCAGAAAAGTAAATGGTTTAGTTTTAGTTACATACGTTTGTAAATAACTATCTTTTGTAACATTTTTGTTTACATTGTTGTctgcaaatacagacattcaagtggaaatttttctcacgaacagttagatgtaggaaaattctgagtatggcagaagaacaagcggccaattttatgtaggaaatgtccattcgcttgactctcggaccaaaattaacgccaacatagccgattaacgaaatttgataaaaatccaatggtctacagttttttcgattttccgacaaaacggtgcataatttctagccacatgttaatttctttttaaacagcaagtcgcccttaatcgaaataattcaaatttcaaacaaaatattcacttttaattttcacgaaattttcagcaaatacagacatccacgtggaaatttttttcacgaacctttagatgtaggaaaattctgagtatggcagaagaacgagcggccaattttatgtaggaaatgtgtattcgcttgactctcggaccaaaattgacgccaatatagccgattaaccaaatttgtaaaaaatccaagggtacccccttggaaatttttttccaaattttccaaaaaaaaaatttgtttaatgttgtgGTACATAcatttggtccagcttattccaaacatgtgtttttttctgatcccttaaccccagttggccggaaaagaggaaaaatcgaattaaaaaatctacagttttttcgattttccggcaaaacggtgcataatttttagccacatgtttagattttttaatcagcaggtcacccttaatcgaaataattcaaatttcaaacaaaatatacacttttaattttctcaaaattttcagcgaatacatacatccaagtggaaatttttctcacgaacagttagatgtaggaaaattctgagtatgacaaaagaacgagcggccaattttatgaaggaaatgtgtattcgcttgactctcggaccaaaattggcGCCAATATAGCCggttaaccaaatttgataaaaatccaagggtacccccttgaaaaattttttccaaattttccaaaaaaaaaaaattgtttaatgttttggtacatacactttgtccagcttattccaaacatgtgtttttttctgatcccttaaccccagtttgccggaaaaggggaaaaatcgaattaaaaaatctacagttttttcgattttccagcaaaaaggtgcataatttttagccacatgtttacatttttttaatcagcaagtcgcccttaatcgaaataatttaaatttcaaacaaaatattcacttttaattttcacgaaattttcagcgaatacatatatccaagtggaaatttttctcacgaacagttagatgtaggaaaattctgagtatggcagaagaacgagcgccaattttatgtaggaaatgtgtattcgcttgactctcggaccaaaattgacgccaacatagccgattttAGAAATTAATGATAAAAATCAGCATTATTATTACCATTTCGACTAAGAAAGTTGTTTCGACGAAGGATTAGTTAATCCTAGTCTACATACTTAGCCAGCTCCAACGTCTGGCCCGCTACTTGTTTTGTAGAAAGGAGGCAATTCACAACACTAGGTTTACATTGTGCGAGCTCTACTTCACTATTTAcgcttttttgtttttgaaaactAACTTGAGTTTTATCTTACTAATACACAATgtatcacacacacacacacacacacacacacacacacacacacacactcacacgttTATGTATGGATCGTAAAGGGCCTCTATTGGCAAAGTTCAAATTAAAGATCACTTGATTTATATCTAAAATACGTCGTGCCAGTTTCGCTGTCAATACACAAACAAACTCTTTCCAATCACAAGTACCACTATCACAAACTTAGTAGGGTACCATTAATTTGTAACAGGTATGGGAGTATCGCTAGAGTTACCATTAATTTGTAACAGGTTTGGGAGTATCACTAAAGCAATGTATCACTTTCTCCGAATGATGAAAAACCCAAGTGCAGCCTATGACGGAttcaataaatatttacacttaTGTTAATCTCTCAGAGCTCATTGCTCACTCACAGAGCACACCCAATCTGGTTGTAGCAAATATTTAGcaggtaaatataaaataaaataattactattttaatggaaataagccacaattgaagtttaaaataagtttattgacgtttcaatttccacttcggaaatcgttctcaaaatacaaacattaataaattaaacaaaaatgttgtttttgttactgttggtgaaaaattcttctaataattttattttatcggACTCATTTAggtatattgacaattcagacatatattatatattttaaagtagacgactttaaaataatattgtcaatattgttgaATTGCGTCCCTGGGGCGACTTTATTATaatatagttcattcgattacatgaaatcaactttaacttgagattatccgtcagaaaaatcatagcgtGATgtatctttaaaaagacaaccacatgccatgatgacagtaaaattctcctgttagtcattccatagtaaatcatgaggaaaaaaccaggaaaaaaacctcatgatactatcccgatatggtaagtatttggtcttacattttgtttattctcaataaacaccaaactctgattttacatGTAtgtcatttaaaaacataaatgatgtatccttgaTATGTTATTGACCCCTTATAATAGTGgtactttctttttatctattcgaATTTGCTTGATTTAATAATggtttgtattttaaaaacgatttccgaagtggaaatcgaaacattaaaaataaacttattttaaacttaaattctgGTTTATTCCCAATTAAAATGGTAATTGCATTAAAATACTatgagaaaatagcttcagaacaataccgACATTTAGTTTCCTACATACTTTCCTACATGAAGTCATGATAAAAATCATTCTCTCGCCAGCATAAGTGAAAATATTCTTAAGTGAACGTTTATTATCTATTGCATAACTCGCCGCTTTGAAAATCAACATTTTATTTTTGCCTAGTATAAACAAATTCCAAAATGTTTAGATTATCAATATCAGAAACACAGAAAGATTTGGAATCTATGTCGGCTTTTATGATATGCAgggtgaattaaaaaaaatattacaacaatattaaaagcttctcttattctatttttcatatcatctggcGTTGTTGGAGACTTCTGGTACACAAGGTTTTTTATATAGCGCCATATGAAAAAAATCAATGTTTGACAATTCGCGGTGGCCAAACAGTTGGTCCTCCTTTGCCTATCCACCTCGCAGGAAAGTTATTATATATTAGATTAGACGATTGTGAATAAGAGCAGTGTGATGAACTAGATCACCGTCCCCGTCGTGTAAAAACCACATTCATTGTCGAATATTAAGTGGAATATTTTGCAGTATTAATAGCCAAttattatttagaaaatccagatatatagCACCATTCACACGGCAGTTAAAAAAATGTCCCCAACAATAAtaccccaaacatttatagacCACTTTGTGTAACTATAACTATCAATAAAGCAGGGATTGCTTGACGCATAGTAATGAAAATTACGCTGATTTACTGTTTCAGTTTTGGGAAATGTAGCCCCATCTCTAAAAAGCACATAACCGAAAAAAAAACGGTCGCTATGCACCTGCTGCTGGGATCATTGACAAAAAACTAATCCCTACTGTATGTGGTAtgaatgtattttatatttacgGAGGATATTGGCCGCCAAAGTTTGATAGTCTACAAACCCATGGAAGATTTTTATTGGGTCATTTGATCCAGCAcgaatcacatataaaacaatactgcagtatgtaataacaactttagaaactatgccgtcaattcaTTTCGATACAGGCGAGTGGcaggtaagataaacttaccactcagggggatgacctgcgacctaatgcTGTACAAAAATGTTGGTACCAGGAGcaggaaatattttttattttcggaaaacttTTTTACCATTTTTGGTAATTTGACACAGTACGGTATTCGTACACAAAGTTTTGGATCGAtatatagattaattttttaGCAACGCTGTACATTTTGGCCCCAGGCTGggacaggggtgagaaatctaggGCGCAACCCTTAATTTGAAGTCCCATGTTTTGAGTACCGATAAGAAATTGCGGCaaagtttctaaagttgttattacatattgtagtatgacttatatgtgattcatgttgGTTTAAATAAATTGTATGTGATTCATGTGTGGATGTAAGGATCCTCAGTAGTGGCTAACACTACATCGTATTCATTTTCTTCACTGATAACAGTTTTGATTCTCTTATTTTCTCAAGTATTTTcaatactagataaagaagcaaagaagagagggctagtaataaaccaaagcaaaacgaaatacctcaagtgttcaagagagaatatACGAACaaagagaaagaaattaagcttggtgcatatacatttgaaagagtacaccgtttcaaatacctgggagtgatggtgaatgacagaaatgatagaacggatgaaatcaatgaacgcatcctactgggtaataaaacctactggaactaccaaaaattcctgaaagaaaaacacattagtaagaaaaccaaattaaaaatttacaagactgcaatcaggccagtgatcacctatggtgcagagacgatgtgcctaacacaaaaagatgaaatgagaTTGGAAATCTTAGAGATaaagataattcgacgaacaatgggaccggtgaggataagtgtaggctaatttagaagattaaccaatgaagaaattaaagaagtcatcgagggtgaagacataatcaagttcgtgaagacgtaaaggctcaggtggctgggacacacagaaaaagctaacccagactctacgctaaagcgaataactggatggagaccaacaacaaagagaccaaaggaGAGACCCAAAagaagatggagagatcaagtcttaggagacataaagaagctgagaatttacaattggaaggagcgctgtaaggaccggaaagaatggatgaaaattgtagacagggccaagtcacacacgctgctataataataaaaaaacaacagcggactgattctccgcaataaatgaATCAGAGAGGCCAAAAGGGCGGAAACACTtcgccaggagtgaataagccatgatcATGACGATTTTTTCAAGTGCAACTGACCGTGTTCGAACAAAACAattcattaatttttcaaaagctttTACGTTTGGCTTCCTCCGGTGAAGATATCGCTGTTGATATATTGTGGATGCAAGTAGGCATTTTCTTGAACTTTCTCGTAGTACCCAGATCATATCTGTTAATTGTTCTACGGAAAAATTCATGTTTACAATTAAATACAAGCCATAAATtgtcattttttcaaaaactactaTTTTACCATTGTTAATGATACAAGTggctttttaattattaatagttGCTCATCACAATTTAGAGTTATGAATGTTTTACTAAAAATTTATTGGCTTAGAATACTGTTGATATAACATTAATCTATAAATTGTTACATTTACTGCATATTGATGTTAAGGGAAAGTAGCCTAATTTCGGATACCATTTACAATTAGTGTCATATTTTTCACCTAATAacacattttaaacttttatctacTCAAGAGTACTTGCAGAGTAATatagaaactaattttattatcatagacaatttattgaaaatcttttttacaaaaaatattgttcaataaaattagTGCTTTTGTATGTCAAAAATTTTAGGGCTCCTAATTTCGGATACCCTATCCGAAATTAAGACACCATTTTGTTCATCATAAGAATAGTTACACATCTTGACAAAAGTCGCAAATATAGGTTTTCTTCTTATCAGCATTGGCGCACATCTCATGACACCACTTGAAGCACTTTATACACCTTATCCACTTCTCACCGTGTGTATCTTCGGAATATAAACTGTCACAAAACATACATTCTGTGTCTCCATCTTCATCGTCTACATCCATATCAGAATCATCATCCAAAATAAGCTAAATCACCAGGATGTGAAGTGTCACTACtactcgattcaatttttttcttttgctttttttggcgTGGAGTTTTTTTTCTGTTGACTTGATTTAATTCGTTGCTtatttttggtttcttttctttcaaagacttttttctttcttgttcgGCTACACTTCGTTCAAGTTCATCTTTATAAGGTGTACTAGTTATTATCCAACTAGAACCTTTTCgaggatttttttgtttgtttgtttgtgaggtATAACTGCAAGAAGGCAGTGGACTAATATCCTCAGCTCTTATCATAGTTGCCGTAGTTTCAGTTGCATTTCCATTGGATGatttatttgttaagttatgTTTTGGAGGTGTTCTTTCGATAATGCTTTGTGGttctggtcttgactgacctcttgTTGGTAATACTTCCCCATGATTTTGATTTATGGGTGGTGGTGTTCTTTCTCTTTGTCTCTCCATTATAAAATCGTGATcagaaaagttatttttattaaaaggataTATTCCAGATTTGCGAAAACCATTCGCGGAAATTTCTGCAGTAGCACTTTTCAAATATGCCGGGCACATAAGCTTACAAATTTGATACGAGTTTATGGTGCGTCCAGGATTTTGCCTTAACCACATCTCAATTTGTTGCgaataatatgttttaaatgGTGACATAAAAGACAAATCTAGAGGTTGTAGTTTGTGTGAACTGTGCGGCGGGATACacaaaattgtaacgaaatttgCACGTCCTGCTTCTATCACATCTATATTTCTTGTGTGGCTGTAGTGACCATCAAGAATAAGCAGCACTGGGTCTTCACGGGATGGTTTCACGTGAGCTACGAAATGCTGTAGCCATTGGGAAAAAATGTGCTGCTGAATCCAACCTGGATGGCAAGCTGCAATAGAGCCAGGCGGCGATCCATCTAATAATTCCACTTTCATGTTCTTTCTTGGAAACACGAATAATGGAGGGACAAACCCACCAGCAGCATTCATACAAAATACAACAGTAACTAATGCGCCTCTTTCAGTCGCGGTAACAGATCCAAcctgtttttttccttttaatgttaTAACACGAGTATTCTTGGACTGAACCGTTGTTATGCCGCTTTCATCAACGTTATAAACTCTTGCGGGGTTGAAGTTAACTTTTTCCATTGACGTTTCTAAAAGATCATAGAATCTGCTGACATTTTCTGGGGTAAATCCCTTAATTCGGGCTTTCGAGATTCCTTGTGGTTTTCTAAGGGACAAAACTGCGTTTCGCCTCATAAATCCCCTTAACCATTTTTTACCGGCAGATTCGGCATGGGCAAATGGATGACGAAGACCATTTCGTAAAGCTATTTGATATGCAAGTCTCTTGATATCAGCGGTCCCAATTCCGTAAAATCGCCGGTCCATTTCTAGGCAATACGAGACTAAATCTGCTTCCATTTCTGCAGAAAGTACTGGTCTTCTTCCAATTTTAACAGCAACCAACTGCTCCGGAGTTTTATTTTCTTGCTTAACATAATCTTCCAGAGTTGATTTCGGAACAGCAAATAACTTCGAGGCTTTAAGATACCCCATTTCCTTTCCCCTGACGGCACGGATAGCACGTATCATTCGGTCTGGATCCCattgtttatgttttttacttgtttttggcattttcttctgaaaagaaacaaaagtttttatgctAACATGATCATCAATTTAAGGTTCCTAATTTCGGATATCCGAAATTATGGGACTTGTACTATCCGAAAttaggaattttttatttttaaggttagggctctctaatttatatgtgattaaaatctgctttaaattagtagcaaaatcaaataaaacaggTTTCTAGCTTACCCCTGCCAAAAGATCAAACTTCAAACAGGAATAAAAACACGAAAAAATAGGCTTTGAAATACGACCGAAAAAAAACTGCACAATAACGTTTGGTGGTTTCGGCACTGCCATCTAACGGGGAGCAGCTCTACTacctaaacaatttaagataatgTTCTCTGTGGTATTCAGCGTGACATACGTATAGGTTTCTGTTCGCAAATAAAGAAACTTTTTTAGATACACCGCTATCCGAAATTAAGACACTATCCGAAATTAGGCTACTTTCCCTTATTATGTATTAGTTACATTGAATAAGAGTAATTTTATTATATACAAGactaagttatttctacttacaaaaatgtACTCGCTTCGGCGGTACATATACTAAAATTGGAACGATACAGAGAATATTAGCATGGCCCCTGCGCAAGGATGACACGCAAAATCGTGAAGCGTTCCACATTTTTattctattaactaactcccagttattttcaagcgtccgtcaacttaacgagtcagatcttacaaacaaatattgggagaaaaaaccATCTCCGCCAttatgcatggcattacagaataatcctatttttttcaagaaattggacacagttgacagaagcttagactacttttctttattccacagaactcaggttataatacccacttatagtgagaacaccattacgagtagcaatcttctaagatctctactgcaggattatagggaagccacaataatatacacggacgcatcaaaaacaacagaagggactggatgcgcatacttttaatctgctacaaacgtagaattcaagtataaactaccatatgaattttcaatcttttcagcggaatcaatagctatacttgaagctctaaaatatgttaaaaacacctgcaatagacatattttaattctgtcagattgcctttcagttttgcagagcataaaaaacattgaattgtcctcaacatttagcaacccctacatatttgaaataaaagatctattgtatcatttatcatcgactggagtcaacataaaatttatttgggtcaaagcacatattggtctcaaacataatgaatatgtttTGAATATGTTGAATATGAATATGTTAAtttggctaaaatgagtgtaacaactggctctacgttgaaatatacGCTTAATACATCAGAagttactacgattttcaaaaaa
It encodes:
- the LOC140446339 gene encoding uncharacterized protein: MAVPKPPNVIVQFFFGRISKPIFSCFYSCLKFDLLAGKKMPKTSKKHKQWDPDRMIRAIRAVRGKEMGYLKASKLFAVPKSTLEDYVKQENKTPEQLVAVKIGRRPVLSAEMEADLVSYCLEMDRRFYGIGTADIKRLAYQIALRNGLRHPFAHAESAGKKWLRGFMRRNAVLSLRKPQGISKARIKGFTPENVSRFYDLLETSMEKVNFNPARVYNVDESGITTVQSKNTRVITLKGKKQVGSVTATERGALVTVVFCMNAAGGFVPPLFVFPRKNMKVELLDGSPPGSIAACHPGWIQQHIFSQWLQHFVAHVKPSREDPVLLILDGHYSHTRNIDVIEAGRANFVTILCIPPHSSHKLQPLDLSFMSPFKTYYSQQIEMWLRQNPGRTINSYQICKLMCPAYLKSATAEISANGFRKSGIYPFNKNNFSDHDFIMERQRERTPPPINQNHGEVLPTRGQSRPEPQSIIERTPPKHNLTNKSSNGNATETTATMIRAEDISPLPSCSYTSQTNKQKNPRKGSSWIITSTPYKDELERSVAEQERKKSLKEKKPKISNELNQVNRKKTPRQKKQKKKIESSSSDTSHPGDLAYFG